One Aspergillus oryzae RIB40 DNA, chromosome 2 genomic window carries:
- a CDS encoding putative beta-N-acetylglucosaminidase (beta-glucosidase-related glycosidases): protein MNYAPVCDINSEPLNPVIGVRSFGDHPGLVGRLACATAQGLREQKVVPSVKHFPGHGDTAVDSHYGLPVISKTREQLDKCELRPFRRAIAEGIEAVMTAHISLPSVDDSHLPATLSAKALNILRKDMNYDGMVITDCLEMDGIRASYGTEQGAVLALGAGCDSIMVCHTYDVQVGSIDKICEAVESGKVPTSRLEEACRRVTALKARFLSWDAALKSQGLNGLTSLKQKGAKLAKEAYSSSVTLVRDTQSILPLSPSSKIAFLFPGDKTPAGGAVDGEGLGRKGSYNASIYLDILKQWNNQAFEIQYGPMGLSTEQLSLVDAADVVIFASINARESAYQRTLGLELPRHNRPMVAMALCNPYDFLEDSFIQTYVATYEPTIEAFTVAVELLFRPHLAKGSLPVGPEKPAPRWLEVQQYAAATDFSQVYDVWLAALPSYRVSADNLTEAITPPPHVLPVESHHLVARTSYPESKVVGFCLLFVAAQQDTVCVQLAALAVDPKLQGRGVGTALLAECRAWMEKTFKKSRLELGSTFPRFWPGLPIDLPTEVQEFFVHRGFQLNPPVPRSVDLYQDIKEFQSPELYVTRAKERGYTFRPLETADYQECLVGQEKNFSYNQAWVQMFHKLDPSKYPSSVMTAFDPNGKQVGWTLMLSHESPMLKPHWAFPSLCGPKTGLIGCVGVDADYRKEGVGLALLCHAIEDMKQRGVEGVFVDWVSLEGWYEKLGFKVWWSCRTGAMQLDA from the exons ATGAACTATGCTCCTGTGTGCGACATTAACTCAGAACCCCTAAACCCAGTGATCGGAGTCCGCAGTTTTGGAGACCATCCTGGATTGGTGGGAAGATTGGCATGCGCCACTGCCCAAGGACTCCGAGAACAAAAGGTGGTACCCAGCGTCAAGCATTTCCCAGGGCACGGAGACACTGCTGTGGACTCCCATTATGGCCTTCCTGTCATCTCTAAGACGAGAGAACAGCTAGATAAATGTGAATTGAGACCATTTCGCAGAGCTATAGCTGAAGGTATTGAGGCAGTGATGACTGCCCACATTTCGCTACCTTCTGTTGACGATAGTCATCTCCCTGCTACACTTTCTGCTAAAGCCTTGAATATACTACGGAAGGATATGAACTACGATGGCATGGTGATCACAGACTGTCTAGAGATGGATGGTATCCGTGCCTCATACGGTACTGAGCAGGGGGCAGTCCTCGCTTTAGGAGCTGGCTGTGACAGCATTATGGTCTGTCACACTTATGATGTCCAGGTAGGATCTATCGACAAGATCTGCGAGGCTGTAGAATCCGGAAAGGTGCCAACTTCGCGTCTGGAGGAAGCTTGTCGCAGAGTGACTGCACTAAAAGCCCGTTTTCTGAGTTGGGACGCAGCGCTCAAGTCACAGGGCCTTAATGGGCTTACGTCTCTTAAGCAAAAGGGCGCAAAGTTAGCGAAAGAAGCCTATTCTAGCTCGGTCACTCTTGTGCGCGATACACAGAGTatccttcccctctctccttcgTCGAAGAttgcatttctctttccgggTGACAAGACACCGGCTGGCGGTGCAGTGGATGGGGAAGGTTTGGGCAGAAAGGGATCGTATAATGCCTCCATTTATCTCGATATTCTTAAACAATGGAATAACCAAGCCTTCGAGATTCAATACGGGCCAATGGGTCTATCGACTGAGCAGCTTAGTCTTGTCGACGCTGCAGATGTGGTCATATTCGCGTCTATCAATGCACGGGAATCGGCATATCAAAGAACGTTGGGTCTCGAACTGCCGCGCCACAATCGTCCAATGGTTGCTATGGCACTCTGTAATCCTTATGACTTTCTGGAGGATTCATTTATTCAGACCTACGTCGCTACCTACGAGCCAACGATAGAGGCTTTTACAGTAGCTGTGGAGCTTCTCTTTAGGCCGCATCTCGCAAAGGGGTCTCTACCTGTTGGGCCAGAAAAGCCTGCACCACGTTGGCTTGAAGTACAACAATACGCAGCTGCAACTGACTTTTCCCAGGTATATGATGTATGGCTCGCAGCCCTGCCCAGTTACAGAGTATCTGCAGACAATTTAACTGAAGCGATAACGCCTCCGCCTCATGTTCTTCCAGTCGAATCACACCATCTCGTTGCTAGGACAAGCTACCCGGAGTCCAAAGTCGTTGGATTTTGCCTCCTCTTCGTAGCCGCCCAGCAGGATACTGTCTGTGTCCAACTTGCAGCACTTGCGGTTGATCCGAAATTACAGGGTCGGGGAGTGGGGACTGCCTTACTTGCAGAGTGTCGGGCTTGGATGGAGAAAACATTCAAGAAATCCCGTCTAGAACTGGGAAGCACATTCCCACGTTTCTGGCCTGGGCTTCCCATTGACCTGCCGACGGAGGTCCAGGAATTCTTTGTCCATCGGGGATTCCAGCTAAACCCCCCAGTCCCGCGGTCTGTTGATCTCTATCAAGACATCAAAGAATTCCAAAGCCCAGAGCTGTACGTCACTCGAGCTAAGGAGCGAGGTTATACCTTCCGTCCTCTAGAAACTGCCGACTACCAAGAATGTCTTGTTGGCCAGGAGAAGAACTTCTCATATAACCAA GCCTGGGTTCAGATGTTCCATAAACTTGACCCTAGCAAATACCCGTCTAGTGTGATGACCGCATTTGACCCCAACGGGAAGCAAGTGGGCTGGACACTAATGCTTTCCCATGAGTCTCCTATGCTCAAGCCGCATTGGGCATTCCCTTCTCTCTGTGGGCCCAAGACCGGCCTCATCGGTTGTGTCGGTGTCGACGCAGATTATCGCAAGGAGGGAGTTGGGCTTGCCTTACTCTGCCATGCGATCGAAGATATGAAGCAGAGAGGAGTTGAAGGAGTTTTTGTTGACTGGGTGAGCCTCGAAGGATGGTATGAGAAGCTCGGGTTCAAGGTTTGGTGGAGTTGCCGAACGGGGGCGATGCAACTTGACGCTTGA
- a CDS encoding uncharacterized protein (predicted protein), with amino-acid sequence MRVVHKPNIPQKGMNTLKKFVTRNIRLVLILKYFWIYQNPKVEMVEVTAWTIPRYVSWRNEKDTSLFWIMLTSVPVTRNRTSRVQSIGQQKVSKKVKKRLWQ; translated from the exons aTGCGCGTTGTCCACAAGCCTAACATACCCCAGAAAGGGATGAACACACTGAAGAAGTTTGTGACAAGGAACATTCGCTTAGTGCTTATTTTGAAGTATTTCTGGATATACCAGAATCCGAAGGTCGAGATGGTCGAGGTTACTGCTTGGACGATTCCAAGATATGTTAGTTGGAGGAACGAAAAGGATACCTCATTGTTCTGGATTATGCTGACGAGTGTTCCTGTTAC TAGGAACCGTACCAGTCGTGTTCAGTCCATCGGCCAGCAAAAAGTAAGcaagaaagtaaagaaaCGTCTGTGGCAGTGA
- a CDS encoding sugar porter family MFS transporter (predicted transporter (major facilitator superfamily)) — translation MDDSKVKSDGDTPPGDLMSQVEQRIKNPLADLTPAQVLQDVEHFANEHGLRDILDHLKKGALIARDPDNFETVENMTDDDITVIARETTHKWRQPWPLYFTIGLCSIGAAVQGWDQTGSNGANLSFPDALGIPEKGALKARNQWLVGILNSAPYLATAFGGCWISDPLNKYLGRRGVIFISAIFCLLTPIGSAVAQTWPQLFVTRLLMGIGMGLKGATIPIYCAENTPANIRGGLVMSWQLWTAFGIFLGTSANLAVKDTGAISWRLQLGSAFIPALPLTLGVFLCPESPRWYLKKGQVRKAYQSLCKLRNSNLQAARDLYYIYTQIKIEEELVGKHDFLVRLGELFTIPRVRRATLASWTVMLAQQMCGINIVAFYSSTIFAQAGANVTEALLASWGFGLINFLFAFPAVFTIDTYGRRALLLFTFPQMAWTLLAAGFSFYIPQEQTAHLACISLFVFMFAAFYSVGEGPVPFAYSAEVFPLSHREVGMSFAVATNLFWAAVLGITFPRMLAVMSPTGAFAFYAGLNVTACIMIFFLVPETKQRTLEELDYVFAVPVRMHSGYQLKKALPYWVKRYIFRRNVKLDPLYQFDHVATHT, via the exons ATGGATGACTCCAAAGTGAAGTCGGATGGAGACACGCCTCCTGGTGATCTGATGTCACAGGTGGAGCAACG AATCAAGAACCCTCTTGCAGACTTGACCCCCGCTCAGGTTCTTCAAGATGTTGAGCACTTCGCCAATGAGCATGGGCTTCGAGACATCCTCGATCATCTGAAGAAGGGTGCTCTTATTGCGAGGGACCCAGACAACTTTGAAACCGTTGAGAACATGACTGATGACGATATTACTGTCATTGCTAGAGAGACTACCCACAAATGGCGCCAGCCATGGCCGCTCTATTTCACCATTGGTCTTTGCTCTATTGGGGCTGCCGTCCA GGGATGGGATCAGACGGGAAGTAATG GTGCCAACTTGTCTTTTCCTGATGCCCTGGGTATCCCGGAGAAAGGTGCACTCAAGGCCAGAAACCAGTGGCTTGTCGGTATTTTGAACTC GGCGCCTTACCTCGCAACTGCGTTTGGAGGCTGCTGGATCTCCGACCCCCTGAACAAGTACCTGGGTCGTCGTGGCGTTATCTTCATTTCTGCTATTTTCTGCTTGCTGACCCCAATCGGCTCTGCCGTTGCTCAAACCTGGCCTCAGTTATTCGTTACTCGCCTCTTGATGGGTATCGGGATGGGACTGAAAGGAGCCACAATCCCCATATACTGCGCTGAAAATACCCCTGCAAACATTCGTGGCGGCCTGGTGATGTCCTGGCAATTGTGGACTGCATTTGGAATCTTCCTCGGGACTTCCGCAAACCTTGCTGTCAAAGACACGGGTGCCATATCCTGGCGCCTGCAACTCGGCTCAGCTTTTATCccagctcttcctctcaCTCTTGGAGTGTTCTTATGCCCTGAATCCCCTCGTTGGTATCTCAAGAAGGGGCAAGTCAGGAAAGCATACCAGTCGCTATGCAAGTTGCGTAACAGCAATTTACAGGCGGCCAGAGACCTCTACTACATTTATACCCAGATCAAgatcgaagaagagcttgTTGGTAAACATGACTTTCTGGTACGTCTTGGTGAATTGTTCACTATTCCGCGTGTCCGCCGTGCAACCCTTGCGTCATGGACAGTCATGCTTGCCCAACAGATGTGCGGTATTAATATTGTGGCGTTCTATTCCTCGACAATATTTGCTCAAGCTGGGGCAAATGTGACTGAAGCATTGCTTGCCTCTTGGGGATTTGGTCTGATCAACTTCCTGTTCGCCTTTCCTGCTGTGTTCACTATCGATACATACGGACGCAGGGCCCTCCTCTTGTTTACCTTCCCGCAAATGGCCTGGACATTGTTGGCTGCAGGGTTTTCCTTTTACATACCGCAGGAGCAGACTGCACATCTAGCTTGTATCTCCCTTTTCGTTTTTATGTTTGCGGCATTCTATTCAGTCGGCGAGGGACCTGTTCCTTTTGCTTACTCTGCCGAGGTTTTCCCTTTGTCGCATCGAG AGGTTGGTATGTCCTTTGCTGTGGCGACAAACCTCTTTTGGGCGGCCGTGCTCGGCATCACATTCCCACGGATGCTGGCGGTTATGTCACCAACAGGAGCTTTCGCCTTTTACGC TGGCTTGAATGTTACAGCATGTatcatgatcttcttcttagTTCCAGAGACTAAGCAGCGCAccctggaggagctggactACGTATTTGCTGTTCCTGTCCGTATGCACTCCGGCTACCAGCTCAAGAAAGCACTCCCATACTGGGTCAAGAGATATATCTTTCGACGCAATGTCAAGCTGGATCCTCTGTACCAGTTTGACCACGTAGCGACGCATACCTAA